Proteins encoded within one genomic window of Streptomyces sp. NBC_00523:
- a CDS encoding DUF2617 family protein, with the protein MLTTLHTAYSDTRAADLAWALGREPLPALAVLDLELAGATLQLRLLGASHQVLLEEEQGSCSETVACMPGSSTPLPLGVAKRIGGWEYEFAARVETLSAGSFAGRAQELLALVSDHPHGLAGTFPGSPHAFTAMLAQRTEGQVRWRTWHAYPQEGQLVVTRTRVGVRVPAVAL; encoded by the coding sequence ATGCTCACGACCCTTCATACGGCCTATTCCGATACCCGTGCCGCCGATCTGGCCTGGGCGCTGGGGCGCGAGCCGCTCCCCGCGCTGGCCGTCCTCGACCTCGAACTCGCCGGCGCCACCCTGCAGCTGCGGTTGCTCGGCGCCTCCCACCAGGTGCTTCTGGAGGAGGAGCAGGGCAGCTGCTCCGAGACCGTCGCCTGCATGCCCGGCAGCAGCACCCCGCTGCCGCTGGGCGTCGCCAAGCGGATCGGTGGCTGGGAGTACGAGTTCGCGGCCCGCGTCGAGACGCTGAGCGCGGGCTCCTTCGCCGGACGCGCGCAGGAGCTGCTGGCCCTCGTCTCCGATCACCCGCACGGTCTGGCCGGAACGTTTCCGGGCAGCCCGCACGCCTTCACGGCCATGCTCGCCCAGCGGACCGAGGGGCAGGTGCGGTGGCGCACCTGGCACGCGTACCCGCAGGAGGGCCAGCTCGTCGTGACGCGGACCCGGGTGGGCGTGCGGGTACCCGCGGTGGCGCTGTGA
- a CDS encoding SRPBCC domain-containing protein — protein MFVPVPVPALRRTLGDPVRVARCVPGFQQDADASAGPLAGRLRIRAGGHTITYRGALRLTPLPGDPDVDSVHAVLVEGEGAEARGGGSAKLSLTLRLTEGDEGTSISFEGGASGDGRLRDLEPAAALSTAHRLLDRFAQQLVTESLAAQGEGAADEAWGGGAAGDGAVAGGASADGSSIDGASAGTPEAPGAAEVTADELAVGEAVEKALEEAAEEADQTGPEPSAGSPLSASGPRSDADESLPTHEAAPDEAPGAEQPGERGAEQGGKQDGEPDAEPSQEGESLFDAPIPPSSLDPVAGIEFTVPDGPPAEAAHARRTMIGRSAEEVDHAPPRGRYAPVPTPESGGAGATLRWVAPAAALALASAVVVSRALRRRR, from the coding sequence GTGTTCGTTCCGGTTCCGGTCCCGGCCCTGCGGCGGACGCTGGGTGACCCCGTCCGGGTCGCCCGCTGTGTACCGGGGTTCCAGCAGGACGCCGACGCGTCGGCGGGTCCCCTGGCGGGCCGGCTCAGAATCCGGGCGGGCGGCCACACCATCACGTACCGGGGCGCCCTGCGCCTCACGCCGTTGCCGGGCGACCCGGACGTGGACTCCGTGCACGCCGTCCTGGTGGAGGGCGAGGGCGCGGAGGCCCGGGGCGGCGGCTCGGCGAAGCTGTCCCTGACCCTCCGGCTGACGGAGGGCGACGAGGGCACGTCGATCTCCTTCGAGGGCGGGGCGAGCGGTGACGGCCGCCTGCGGGACCTGGAGCCGGCGGCGGCGTTGTCGACGGCCCACCGCCTGCTGGACCGGTTCGCCCAGCAGCTCGTGACGGAGTCGCTGGCCGCCCAGGGCGAGGGCGCGGCCGACGAGGCGTGGGGCGGCGGGGCAGCGGGCGACGGGGCGGTGGCCGGCGGGGCTTCCGCCGACGGGTCCTCCATCGACGGTGCTTCCGCCGGTACGCCGGAGGCGCCGGGCGCTGCCGAGGTCACCGCCGATGAGCTGGCCGTCGGGGAAGCCGTGGAGAAGGCGCTCGAAGAGGCCGCCGAGGAGGCGGACCAGACCGGCCCCGAGCCCTCGGCCGGCTCCCCGCTCAGCGCCTCCGGACCCCGGAGCGACGCCGACGAGTCGCTGCCGACGCACGAGGCCGCCCCCGACGAGGCGCCGGGCGCGGAGCAGCCGGGGGAGCGGGGCGCGGAGCAGGGCGGGAAACAGGACGGGGAGCCGGACGCGGAGCCGTCGCAGGAGGGGGAGTCGCTGTTCGACGCGCCGATCCCGCCGTCGTCGCTGGACCCGGTCGCCGGGATCGAGTTCACCGTGCCGGACGGGCCTCCGGCCGAGGCCGCGCACGCCCGGCGCACCATGATCGGGCGGAGCGCGGAGGAGGTCGACCACGCCCCGCCGCGCGGCCGGTACGCCCCCGTGCCCACGCCGGAATCGGGCGGGGCGGGCGCGACGCTGCGCTGGGTCGCCCCGGCGGCCGCGCTGGCCCTCGCCTCGGCGGTGGTCGTCAGCCGGGCGTTGCGGCGCCGGAGGTAG
- a CDS encoding helix-turn-helix transcriptional regulator, with product MFRTLGGGALPAIDAKPAHTHSVANLCTDGVRLYSAALGVGRIARTEVEPAPCLLEFGLLLPDPDDDSWLRPVAPSAALAQRLHPLEREIQDRRRTSVELTDAFEPFMAISAQRPAATHAITVLEGIDRINGALDLAISESRTEVLTVQPGGKRSEEVLSEALARSKPLIDSGISVRTLYQHTVRHSQRTYAYVDLMAGARMEIRTLEELIERLIICDDTVAFIPARDDPPIALELRHPGLVAYLTKVFEQLWSRAVPLNEAAPYDPARDGITGVQRSIAQLLVEGHVDEAIARRLGMNVRTCRAHVAKLSAVLGSTSRAQLGYLIARSGILDQDS from the coding sequence ATGTTCAGGACCCTGGGGGGTGGAGCTTTGCCCGCAATCGACGCCAAACCGGCACATACTCACTCGGTCGCGAATCTATGCACCGATGGAGTCCGGCTGTACTCGGCCGCGCTGGGCGTCGGGCGCATCGCCCGAACCGAGGTGGAACCGGCTCCTTGCCTGCTCGAATTCGGCCTTTTGCTGCCCGACCCCGACGATGATTCCTGGCTCCGGCCGGTGGCGCCGTCCGCCGCCCTCGCCCAGCGGCTCCACCCCCTGGAACGCGAGATCCAGGACCGCAGGCGAACGTCGGTGGAGCTGACCGACGCGTTCGAACCGTTCATGGCGATCAGCGCCCAGCGGCCTGCGGCCACCCACGCGATCACGGTGCTGGAAGGCATCGACCGGATCAACGGGGCTCTGGATCTGGCCATCTCCGAGAGCCGGACGGAAGTGCTGACCGTCCAGCCCGGCGGCAAGCGCAGCGAGGAGGTTCTGAGCGAGGCCCTGGCACGCAGCAAGCCTCTCATCGACTCCGGGATCAGCGTACGCACGCTCTACCAGCACACCGTAAGGCACAGCCAGCGCACCTACGCGTACGTGGACCTCATGGCCGGCGCACGCATGGAGATCCGGACGCTGGAAGAACTCATCGAGCGCCTCATCATCTGCGATGACACCGTGGCGTTCATTCCGGCCAGGGACGATCCACCCATCGCCCTGGAACTGCGGCACCCCGGACTGGTCGCGTACCTGACGAAGGTATTCGAACAGCTCTGGAGCAGGGCCGTCCCGCTGAACGAGGCCGCGCCCTACGATCCGGCGCGCGACGGCATCACGGGCGTTCAGCGCTCCATCGCCCAACTCCTCGTGGAGGGCCACGTCGATGAAGCCATAGCCCGCCGTCTCGGCATGAATGTGCGTACCTGCCGGGCCCACGTGGCGAAACTTTCCGCCGTTCTCGGCAGCACCAGTCGCGCCCAACTCGGCTATCTGATCGCCCGGTCAGGAATCCTGGACCAGGATTCCTGA
- a CDS encoding pyridoxal phosphate-dependent aminotransferase: MTHGRPLLNRRLAEFGTTIFAEMSALAIRTGAINLGQGFPDTDGPEEIREAAVRALRAGQGNQYPPGPGVPELRTAITGHQQRRYGLAYDPDTEVLVTAGATEAIAASLLALLEPGDEVIALEPYYDSYAACIAMAGATRVPVTLRPDTSAGTYRLDLDELRAAVTRRTRLLLINTPHNPTGTVLSREELGAIAELACEHDLLVVTDEVYEHLVFEGEHLPLAGFPGMRERTVTISSAGKTFSYTGWKIGWVTGSAELVTAVRSAKQYLTYVSGGPLQYAVAEALRLPDSFYEELRADLYAKRDLLCAGLAEAGFAVYRPAGTYFVTTDIRPLDATGDGIAFCRALPERCGVVAVPNAVFYDHRDQGAPFVRFTFCKRTDVLQEAVSRLKQL, encoded by the coding sequence ATGACACACGGACGACCGCTGCTCAACCGCCGCCTCGCCGAGTTCGGCACGACGATCTTCGCGGAGATGTCCGCGCTGGCCATCCGCACCGGAGCCATCAATCTCGGCCAGGGCTTCCCCGACACCGACGGCCCCGAGGAGATCCGCGAGGCCGCGGTGCGTGCCCTGCGCGCCGGGCAGGGAAACCAGTACCCGCCCGGCCCCGGCGTCCCCGAGCTGCGCACCGCGATCACCGGCCACCAGCAGCGGCGCTACGGCCTGGCGTACGACCCCGACACGGAGGTGCTGGTCACCGCGGGCGCCACCGAGGCCATCGCCGCCTCGCTCCTGGCGCTCCTGGAGCCCGGCGACGAGGTCATCGCGCTGGAGCCGTACTACGACTCGTACGCCGCCTGCATCGCGATGGCGGGCGCGACGCGCGTTCCCGTCACGCTGCGCCCCGACACCTCCGCCGGCACCTATCGGCTGGACCTCGACGAACTGCGCGCGGCGGTCACACGCCGTACCCGGCTGCTGCTGATCAACACCCCGCACAACCCGACCGGCACGGTGCTGAGCCGCGAGGAACTGGGCGCCATCGCGGAACTGGCCTGCGAGCACGATCTGCTCGTGGTCACCGACGAGGTCTACGAGCACCTGGTGTTCGAGGGCGAGCACCTGCCGCTGGCGGGCTTCCCCGGCATGCGCGAGCGCACGGTCACCATCTCCTCTGCCGGCAAGACGTTCTCGTACACCGGCTGGAAGATCGGCTGGGTCACCGGCAGCGCCGAGCTGGTGACGGCGGTGCGCTCGGCGAAGCAGTACCTGACGTACGTCTCCGGCGGCCCCCTCCAGTACGCCGTCGCCGAGGCGCTGCGGCTGCCCGACAGCTTCTACGAGGAGCTGCGCGCGGACCTGTACGCCAAGCGGGACCTGCTCTGCGCGGGCCTCGCCGAGGCCGGTTTCGCGGTCTACCGCCCGGCCGGCACGTACTTCGTCACCACCGACATCCGCCCGCTCGACGCGACCGGCGACGGCATCGCGTTCTGCCGGGCCCTGCCGGAACGCTGCGGCGTGGTGGCCGTTCCCAACGCCGTCTTCTACGACCACCGCGACCAGGGAGCCCCCTTCGTCCGCTTCACGTTCTGCAAACGTACGGACGTGCTCCAGGAGGCCGTTTCCCGGCTGAAGCAGCTCTGA
- a CDS encoding aldose epimerase family protein, with amino-acid sequence MSSSEKDVRLSVGDTELTVNPANGCRISSLRIGGTELLRQGERYGCFPMVPWCGRTENGQFRDGGVLHQLPLTAPPHAIHGTGRDTAWHTALESGTQASFYYDLADPWPYPGRVTQTFELAEDSLTLAFGIETYGDSFPAQAGWHPWFRRRLDTGEGVRIDFDADWQEERGENHLPTGRRIPPLPGPWDDCFGMPDGVDVTLTWPERLELTVKSRTEWVVIYDEQDEAVCVEPQSGPPNGLNTDPRYVTPIEPLEIATTWSWRRL; translated from the coding sequence GTGAGCAGTAGCGAGAAGGACGTCCGGCTCTCCGTCGGCGACACAGAGTTGACCGTGAACCCCGCCAACGGCTGCCGGATCAGCAGCCTGCGGATCGGCGGTACCGAACTGCTGCGGCAGGGGGAGCGGTACGGCTGCTTCCCGATGGTGCCGTGGTGCGGGCGGACCGAGAACGGGCAGTTCCGCGACGGTGGCGTCCTCCACCAGCTGCCGCTGACCGCCCCGCCGCACGCCATCCACGGCACCGGCCGCGACACGGCGTGGCACACCGCCCTGGAGAGCGGGACCCAGGCGTCGTTCTACTACGACCTGGCCGACCCCTGGCCGTATCCGGGCCGGGTGACCCAGACCTTCGAACTGGCCGAGGACTCCCTCACGTTGGCCTTCGGCATCGAGACGTACGGGGACTCCTTCCCGGCCCAGGCGGGCTGGCACCCGTGGTTCCGCCGCCGCCTCGACACCGGCGAGGGGGTCCGTATCGACTTCGACGCCGACTGGCAGGAGGAGCGCGGCGAGAACCACCTGCCGACCGGCCGCCGGATTCCGCCCCTGCCCGGCCCGTGGGACGACTGCTTCGGGATGCCGGACGGCGTCGATGTCACCCTCACCTGGCCGGAACGGCTGGAGCTGACGGTGAAGAGCCGGACCGAGTGGGTCGTGATCTACGACGAGCAGGACGAGGCGGTCTGTGTGGAGCCGCAGTCGGGCCCGCCGAACGGGCTGAACACCGACCCGCGCTATGTCACCCCGATCGAGCCGCTGGAGATCGCCACCACCTGGAGCTGGCGCCGGCTCTGA
- a CDS encoding polyamine aminopropyltransferase, producing the protein MIDQQVSLRGGAARLPVRPRTGRYLVLAAVFVCAACGLVYELELVALASYLIGDSVTQASVVLSVMVFAMGIGSLLAKRLRNRAAVGFGLIEAALALVGGFSALVLYASFAWFGESRYALVGFSLTIGILIGAEIPLLMTLIQRVDRQDAGGAVADLFAADYVGALVGGLAFPFLLLPMLGQLTGALLTGAVNAAAGGALVLWVFRRDVTRRARWLLIAANVTVIAVLATAALLADDFERAARRAVYGDQVRVAVQTDVQEVVLTGAGRSSLDLYLDGRLRVSSRDEYRYHEALVHPAMNGTRARVLILGGGDGLAAREVLRYPDVRSLTLVELDPAVTRLARTDHALSALNAHALDDPRVTTVTGDAFTWLRTARGRYDVVISDLPDPGISASTKLYSAEFYGLVAEALAPDGRLAVHAGPAVVRPRTFWTVEASMRAAGLCPRPYRISGRQSGFAAGPDRAEGGTDGTGGWGFLLAGRAATPTLGLAPDAPALRSLSVPGLLDAGRRAEAGRLSGLAPSTLVHPRYWEER; encoded by the coding sequence ATGATCGACCAGCAGGTGTCGCTGCGAGGGGGCGCGGCGCGGCTTCCCGTCCGACCGAGGACCGGTCGGTATCTCGTGCTGGCGGCCGTCTTCGTCTGTGCCGCCTGCGGTCTGGTGTACGAGCTCGAACTGGTGGCGCTCGCGTCCTACTTGATCGGCGACTCGGTCACCCAGGCGTCCGTCGTGCTCTCCGTGATGGTGTTCGCGATGGGGATCGGCTCGCTGCTCGCGAAACGTTTACGCAACCGGGCCGCGGTGGGCTTCGGGCTGATCGAGGCGGCCCTCGCCCTGGTGGGCGGCTTCTCGGCGCTGGTGCTCTACGCGTCGTTCGCCTGGTTCGGCGAATCGCGGTACGCGCTGGTCGGCTTCTCGCTGACGATCGGCATCCTGATCGGCGCGGAGATCCCCCTGCTGATGACGCTGATCCAGCGGGTGGACCGGCAGGACGCGGGCGGGGCCGTCGCCGATCTGTTCGCGGCGGACTACGTGGGCGCGCTCGTCGGCGGCCTCGCCTTCCCGTTCCTGCTGCTGCCGATGCTCGGCCAGCTCACCGGCGCGCTGCTGACCGGCGCGGTGAACGCGGCGGCGGGCGGGGCGCTGGTGCTGTGGGTGTTCCGGCGGGACGTGACCCGCCGGGCGCGGTGGCTGCTGATCGCCGCCAACGTCACGGTGATCGCGGTGCTGGCCACGGCCGCACTGCTGGCCGACGACTTCGAGCGGGCGGCGCGGCGCGCGGTGTACGGGGACCAGGTGCGGGTCGCCGTGCAGACCGATGTGCAGGAGGTCGTGCTGACCGGGGCCGGCCGCAGCTCCCTGGACCTCTATCTGGACGGGCGGCTGCGGGTCAGCTCCCGCGACGAGTACCGCTACCACGAGGCGCTGGTGCACCCCGCGATGAACGGGACGCGCGCCCGGGTGCTGATCCTGGGCGGCGGGGACGGGCTGGCGGCGCGGGAGGTGCTGCGCTACCCGGACGTGCGGAGCCTGACCCTGGTCGAGCTGGACCCGGCCGTCACCCGACTGGCCCGTACGGACCACGCGCTCTCCGCGCTGAACGCGCACGCGCTGGACGATCCCCGCGTGACGACGGTGACCGGCGACGCGTTCACCTGGCTGCGGACCGCCCGCGGCCGCTACGACGTGGTGATCTCCGACCTCCCCGACCCAGGGATCTCCGCCAGTACGAAGCTCTACTCGGCGGAGTTCTACGGCCTGGTCGCCGAGGCCCTCGCCCCGGACGGACGGCTCGCGGTGCACGCGGGGCCGGCCGTCGTCCGGCCGCGCACCTTCTGGACGGTCGAGGCCTCCATGCGGGCCGCCGGGCTGTGTCCGCGCCCCTATCGGATCAGCGGGCGCCAGTCGGGCTTCGCGGCCGGCCCCGACCGGGCCGAGGGCGGCACGGACGGAACCGGCGGCTGGGGGTTTCTGCTGGCCGGGAGGGCGGCGACGCCCACGCTCGGCCTGGCCCCGGACGCGCCCGCGCTGCGCTCGCTGAGCGTGCCGGGGCTGCTGGACGCGGGGCGCAGGGCGGAGGCCGGGCGGCTGTCCGGCCTCGCGCCCTCGACGCTGGTGCACCCGCGCTACTGGGAGGAGCGGTGA
- a CDS encoding pyridoxamine 5'-phosphate oxidase family protein, giving the protein MAVDVHQPSPEYLAFWRESHVCTLTTPRPDGTPHVVPVCVTYDPEAGLARVITNKHSRKVANILAAGPDGARVAACQVHRRRWATLEGVARISTDPERVAEAVRRHTERYDRVPSPNPDRVVIEITLDRALGRG; this is encoded by the coding sequence ATGGCAGTCGACGTACACCAGCCGAGCCCCGAGTACCTCGCGTTCTGGCGCGAGAGCCACGTGTGCACGCTCACCACGCCCCGCCCCGACGGCACGCCGCACGTGGTCCCGGTGTGCGTGACGTACGACCCCGAGGCCGGCCTCGCCCGGGTCATCACCAACAAGCACAGCCGCAAGGTGGCCAACATCCTGGCCGCGGGCCCGGACGGCGCCCGGGTCGCGGCGTGCCAGGTGCACCGGCGCCGCTGGGCGACCCTGGAGGGCGTCGCCCGGATCAGCACGGACCCGGAGCGGGTCGCGGAGGCCGTACGCCGCCACACGGAGCGCTACGACCGGGTGCCCTCGCCCAACCCGGACCGGGTCGTCATCGAGATCACCCTGGACCGGGCGCTCGGCCGCGGCTGA
- a CDS encoding YbjN domain-containing protein, protein MSIDPSSIPNFGAQPEPQAAGPEGPVVPDQDLVKQLLDQMELKYVVDDEGDLAAPWEEFRTYFMFRGEGEQQVFSVRTFYDRPHATDQRPVLLDAIDDWNRRTLWPKVYTHTHEPEEGEEGGPSVRLIGEAQMLIGTGVSLEHFVSSTVSWVRASIEFDKWLLERLGLAPAEQKAEDGTEAPDA, encoded by the coding sequence GTGAGCATCGATCCGTCCTCGATTCCTAACTTCGGGGCTCAGCCCGAACCGCAGGCGGCAGGACCGGAGGGCCCCGTCGTCCCTGACCAGGACCTCGTCAAGCAGCTGCTGGACCAGATGGAGCTGAAGTACGTCGTCGACGACGAGGGCGACCTCGCCGCGCCGTGGGAGGAATTCCGCACGTACTTCATGTTCCGCGGCGAGGGCGAGCAGCAGGTCTTCTCGGTCCGTACGTTCTACGACCGCCCGCACGCCACGGACCAGCGCCCGGTCCTCCTCGACGCGATCGACGACTGGAACCGCCGCACCCTGTGGCCCAAGGTCTACACGCACACCCACGAGCCCGAGGAGGGCGAGGAGGGCGGCCCCTCGGTCCGCCTGATCGGTGAGGCGCAGATGCTCATCGGCACCGGCGTCTCCCTGGAGCACTTCGTCTCCTCGACGGTCAGCTGGGTGCGCGCCTCCATCGAGTTCGACAAGTGGCTGCTGGAGCGCCTGGGCCTGGCCCCGGCCGAGCAGAAGGCCGAGGACGGCACGGAGGCTCCGGACGCCTGA
- the pyrE gene encoding orotate phosphoribosyltransferase codes for MTDVRAELLQQIKDKAVVHGKVTLSSGLEADWYIDLRRITLDGKAAPMVGQVMLDATAELDYDCVGGLTLGADPVATSMLHASAARGQELDAFVVRKAQKAHGMQRRIEGADVKGRRCLVVEDTSTTGGSPLTAVEAVREAGGEVVAVAVIVERGAAPAIAEAGLPYVHVYTVPDLDLA; via the coding sequence ATGACTGACGTACGTGCTGAGCTGCTCCAGCAGATCAAGGACAAGGCCGTGGTCCACGGCAAGGTGACGCTCTCCTCCGGCCTGGAGGCCGACTGGTACATCGATCTGCGCCGCATCACGCTGGACGGCAAGGCCGCCCCGATGGTCGGTCAGGTCATGCTCGACGCGACGGCCGAGCTGGACTACGACTGCGTGGGCGGGCTGACGCTCGGCGCCGACCCGGTCGCCACGTCGATGCTGCACGCCTCCGCGGCCCGTGGCCAGGAGCTGGACGCCTTCGTCGTCCGCAAGGCGCAGAAGGCCCACGGGATGCAGCGCCGGATCGAGGGCGCGGACGTGAAGGGCCGTCGCTGCCTCGTCGTCGAGGACACCTCGACCACCGGCGGCTCGCCGCTGACCGCCGTCGAGGCCGTGCGCGAGGCCGGTGGCGAGGTCGTGGCCGTGGCCGTGATCGTGGAGCGCGGCGCCGCTCCGGCCATCGCCGAGGCGGGCCTTCCGTACGTCCACGTGTACACGGTCCCGGACCTCGACCTCGCCTGA
- the clpB gene encoding ATP-dependent chaperone ClpB, with amino-acid sequence MDAELTNRSRDAINAATSRAVKDGHPDLTPGHLLLALLSGEDNENLVDLLAAVEADQIAVRTETERLLAAQPSVTGSTVAPPQPNRELLAVIADAAQRAQELGDDFVSTEHLLIGIAAKGGRAGEILDGQGASAKKLLDAFEKSRGGRRVTTPDPEGQYKALEKFGTDFTAAAREGKLDPVIGRDQEIRRVVQVLSRRTKNNPVLIGEPGVGKTAVVEGLAQRIVKGDVPESLKDKRLVSLDLGAMVAGAKYRGEFEERLKTVLSEIKESDGQIITFIDELHTVVGAGAGGDSAMDAGNMLKPMLARGELRMVGATTLDEYRERIEKDPALERRFQQVLVAEPSVEDTIAILRGLKGRYEAHHKVQIADASLVAAATLSDRYITSRFLPDKAIDLVDEAASRLRMEIDSSPVEIDELQRSVDRLHMEELALRNETDAASKQRLEKLRRDLADKEEELRGLNARWEKEKQGLNRVGELKERLDDLRGQAERAQRDGDFDTASKLLYGEIPGLERELAEADEAEQEAAREPKETLVKEEVGPDDIADVVGAWTGIPAGRLLEGETQKLLRMESELGKRLIGQTEAVQAVSDAVRRTRAGIADPDRPTGSFLFLGPTGVGKTELAKALADFLFDDERAMVRIDMSEYSEKHSVARLVGAPPGYVGYEEGGQLTEAVRRRPYTVVLLDEVEKAHPEVFDILLQVLDDGRLTDGQGRTVDFRNTILILTSNLGSQYLTDPLTKPEEKKRQVLEVVRASFKPEFLNRLDDLVVFSALSGDELAHIAGLQIDRLAKRLADRRLTLEVTPEALAWLAEEGNDPAYGARPLRRLIQTAIGDRLAKEILAGEIRDGDTVRVDRFEDGLIVGAAS; translated from the coding sequence GTGGACGCCGAGCTGACCAACAGGAGCAGGGACGCCATCAACGCGGCCACCAGCAGGGCCGTGAAGGACGGGCATCCCGATCTGACCCCGGGGCATCTGCTGCTCGCGCTGCTCTCGGGCGAGGACAACGAGAATCTGGTCGATCTGCTGGCCGCCGTCGAGGCCGACCAGATCGCCGTACGCACCGAGACGGAACGGCTCCTGGCCGCGCAGCCCAGCGTGACCGGGTCGACCGTCGCACCGCCCCAGCCCAACCGTGAGCTGCTCGCCGTCATCGCGGACGCCGCGCAGCGCGCCCAGGAGCTGGGCGACGACTTCGTCTCCACCGAGCACCTGCTGATCGGGATCGCCGCGAAGGGCGGCCGTGCCGGTGAGATCCTCGACGGGCAGGGGGCCAGCGCGAAGAAGCTGCTGGACGCGTTCGAGAAGAGCAGGGGAGGGCGCCGGGTGACCACTCCCGACCCGGAGGGCCAGTACAAGGCCCTGGAGAAATTCGGCACGGACTTCACCGCCGCCGCGCGCGAGGGCAAGCTCGACCCGGTCATCGGCCGGGACCAGGAGATCCGCCGCGTCGTCCAGGTGCTCTCGCGGCGCACCAAGAACAACCCGGTGCTCATCGGTGAGCCGGGCGTCGGCAAGACCGCCGTGGTCGAAGGGCTCGCCCAGCGCATCGTGAAGGGCGACGTTCCCGAATCCCTCAAGGACAAACGGCTCGTCTCGCTCGACCTGGGCGCCATGGTCGCGGGCGCGAAGTACCGCGGCGAGTTCGAGGAGCGCCTGAAGACCGTCCTCTCCGAGATCAAGGAGAGCGACGGCCAGATCATCACGTTCATCGACGAGCTGCACACCGTCGTGGGCGCGGGCGCCGGCGGCGACTCCGCGATGGACGCGGGCAACATGCTCAAGCCGATGCTGGCCCGCGGCGAGCTGCGGATGGTCGGCGCGACCACGCTGGACGAGTACCGCGAGCGGATCGAGAAGGACCCCGCCCTGGAGCGCCGCTTCCAGCAGGTGCTGGTCGCCGAGCCGTCCGTCGAGGACACCATCGCGATCCTCCGCGGCCTCAAGGGGCGTTACGAGGCCCACCACAAGGTCCAGATCGCCGACGCGTCCCTGGTCGCCGCCGCCACCCTGTCCGACCGCTACATCACCTCCCGCTTCCTGCCCGACAAGGCCATCGACCTCGTGGACGAGGCGGCCTCCCGGCTGCGCATGGAGATCGACTCCTCGCCCGTCGAGATCGATGAGCTCCAGCGCTCCGTCGACCGGCTGCACATGGAGGAGCTGGCCCTCAGGAACGAGACCGACGCCGCCTCCAAACAGCGCTTGGAGAAGCTGCGCCGCGACCTCGCCGACAAGGAGGAGGAGCTGCGCGGCCTCAACGCCCGCTGGGAGAAGGAGAAGCAGGGCCTCAACCGGGTCGGTGAGCTGAAGGAACGCCTGGACGACCTGCGCGGCCAGGCCGAACGCGCCCAGCGCGACGGCGACTTCGACACCGCGTCGAAGCTGCTGTACGGGGAGATCCCCGGCCTGGAACGCGAGCTGGCCGAGGCCGACGAGGCCGAGCAGGAGGCCGCCCGCGAGCCCAAGGAGACCCTGGTCAAGGAGGAGGTCGGGCCGGACGACATCGCCGATGTCGTGGGCGCCTGGACCGGCATCCCGGCCGGCCGCCTCCTGGAGGGCGAGACGCAGAAGCTGCTGCGCATGGAGTCGGAGCTGGGCAAGCGCCTGATCGGGCAGACCGAGGCCGTGCAGGCCGTCTCGGACGCGGTACGCCGCACCCGCGCCGGCATCGCCGACCCCGACCGCCCCACCGGCTCGTTCCTGTTCCTCGGCCCGACCGGGGTCGGCAAGACCGAGCTGGCGAAGGCCCTCGCGGACTTCCTCTTCGACGACGAGCGGGCCATGGTCCGCATCGACATGAGCGAGTACAGCGAGAAGCACAGCGTCGCCCGGCTGGTCGGCGCCCCGCCCGGTTACGTCGGTTACGAGGAGGGCGGCCAGCTCACGGAGGCGGTCCGCCGCCGCCCGTACACCGTTGTCCTGCTGGACGAGGTCGAGAAGGCCCACCCCGAGGTCTTCGACATCCTGCTCCAGGTCCTGGACGACGGCCGGCTCACCGACGGACAGGGCCGGACGGTGGACTTCCGGAACACCATCCTGATCCTGACGTCCAACCTCGGCAGCCAGTACCTGACCGATCCGCTGACCAAACCGGAAGAGAAGAAGCGCCAGGTTCTGGAGGTCGTCCGGGCGTCCTTCAAGCCGGAGTTCCTGAACCGGCTGGACGACCTGGTGGTCTTCTCCGCCCTGTCCGGCGACGAGCTGGCGCACATCGCGGGCCTCCAGATCGACCGGCTCGCCAAGCGCCTGGCCGACCGGCGGCTCACCCTGGAGGTCACCCCGGAGGCCTTGGCCTGGCTGGCCGAGGAGGGCAACGACCCGGCGTACGGCGCCCGGCCGCTGCGCCGCCTCATCCAGACGGCGATCGGCGACCGCCTCGCGAAGGAGATCCTGGCGGGCGAGATCAGGGACGGCGACACGGTCCGCGTGGACCGCTTCGAGGACGGCCTGATCGTCGGAGCGGCGAGCTGA